TCCTTAAAATCCAACTGCTTATAACATCTCGTCGCCACAATTACAGTGCCACGATCAACAAACAACAACTCAAAATCTTTACTGGATATTCCTTCAGCCCTAACCTTATCATCTATCCGCTCCCTCCACAAAAGCTTCCACTGCCGCCTAAGCTCCTCCACAAAACCCTTCCACTCCACAGCACCTGCTATACAATCCCTTCCTGACGGAAGCAGACAAGACTCAGTCATTACCTCACCTTTCTCCAAGCAAAGCGCCCTTCCAGAAAAGCCTCCAGCATTACCAAATTTAGAATAGAACATTGAACGGCAATTTATAAACATAGTCGTACGAGTGTTCTAGACTAATAGTATAGAACTAAAATCTATTTCTCATGGAACCTATACGTGCAAAACTCGGCTAAATATATCAAAATACATGTGCTTACCCTAACGCTACAATTAAAAAAGCCAGAAAAGGGAGGGGGGGGGAGGGGAGGGGGGGGGTAGGCAAGAAAGCCTCTACTGGAAAATAAGCCCAAAAAAAAAGCACAGGCACAACAATAGAAAACTTAGTAGGCACGACAGAGTCGATCAAATCGGCATAAACCGCTGAGCCTTACGCAACGTCCTCAGCAAAGCCTTACCACTTTCAGTCACTTTATACACCACAACTCCCCCAACACCATTATTCTCCTTTCGTAGCAAGCCGTTCTCAAGCATCTCAGAAAGATAACAGTTGAAACGTAGAAAATTCAAGTTAGCACGATACATAATCCTAGTCTTATTCGCTCCGTCCAGAGATTCCGTTAGGATATCAATTATAACCTCCATCCTACTTCTCCGGCTCATCGACACCAACCTCTGATTTCAATTACTATCAAATAACCACATACATATCAGCCTATTAAAACTATAAAAAATTAACTACAACTTCTCCATCTAACGATCAAGCGAGCTAAGCTATTTTTCACTCTTCCACCTCTAGAAGAATCTTCTAAACAAAAACCTCAGAAATTATTTAAGCTCACACCGCGAAACAATCATAGAAGGGAATCACCCTAATGCAGCCACAAATCAACAGCGCCATTGAACTACTCAGAGATGGCAAGTGGCACACGTTAAAAGAAATAAGTCAAAAAACCAAACTACACGAATTCAAAATAGAAATTCTAGCCGATTTCCTCGCAGATTACTCCTTCCTCGAACTCAATAGAAAAGACAAAAAGGCAAAACTGTCCAAAACGTTTTTAGGATTTCTTAAAAAAACACAACAATTATGAAAAGTTACGCTGACATAAGGGCGTCCAGATCATGGTAAGCCCTCAAAAAATCCTTTCCCCTCGCAGTAGTCTCAAAAAAGTAGCTAGTTGCACTCTGCCTTTTCGTAAACACTCTCAAAAGACCCTTATTCAAAAGAAAACCCATGTAAACCTCCAACTGCCTAAAACTAAGGTTACATTTATACATAATAGAAGTTTTCCGCACTCCACCAGCAGCAGAAGTAAGTATGTTTGCAATAATATCTAATCGACTTCTATGCGATGACTTAGTCTCAGTTGCCATCTGAACCAAAAGTCTTCTCACCAGACTCCTTTCTCGCGTCCCACAATATAGTCATAACTAATCCACAATTTAAACCTTCTTCAGCCCAAACGAGCAAAGGAAAAACACTGAAAAAAGAAAAAAACCAAAGAAATCTACACAATTTCACCAAGCAAATACGACTGAAAGACATCTACCACCTTCACAGAGACGAACTGCCCCAATAAACCATGCCCACACCTGCTCCTAATCACAACAGGTTTATACGCAAAATTCCGCCCAACAACCGACCCCTGCTTTCCCACCTCATCAACCAACACCCTCCCACTCCAACCATTCCACTCAATGTTTCGCTCGAAAGCAACACGGCGAACTAAGCTTGCCAAACACGCACTCCTATGCTTCACTTCTAAAGGCGAAACCTGCGGCTCCATATCTACCGCAGAAGTCTTAGGCCTTACAAAAAACTTAGAAACATTTACTATGTCCGGTCTGACATCTTCAATCAACTTACAAGTATTCTTAAACGCTTCTTCAGTCTCTCCCGGAAAGCCAACAATAACATCAGTAGCAACAGTTGACTGCCGAAACGCCCCTCTGAACTTCCCAACTGCCATAATGAAGTCTTCAGTTGAATAAAAACGGTTCATTCGCCCCAAAACATCGTCATCACCACTTTGCACCGGCAAATGCAAAAACTTATACACTTTCTCATTTTGAAATGCTTCCATCAACTCATCAACGATGTCCATGAGATTATTAAGCGTCATCATTCCAACACGGACAAAAAAGTCCCCCTTAACACCGCAGACACCCTTTAGCAGCTCGGCCAGATCAGTGTCAACGTCCATTCCGTAACACGCCGTATCTTGGGACGTCAACCAAAACTCGCGAACGCCTTCTGCAACATCTCTTTCAACCTTGTTCAGTATTTCCTTGATGCTATAACTTCTAAGCCTTCCACGCGCAAAGCGAACACAGCAATATGAGCATGAGCCTAAGCATCCATAGTTTACGGGAATAATGCTTACTCTAGGATTGAAACGCATGCGAGGCAGATCTAGTTGCGGCATATTCAGCATGGCATCTTCTAAATCTTCGACGTGCACGCCCATAGAGACATGTTTTACAACGTCAACAACTTTCTCCCCTAAAGCAGGTCCAACAACCCCGTCAAAGCAAACCTCCTTACTCAGCCTCTCAAAGTTTATGAGCGGCAAACATCCCGCCACAACAAGCTTCTTTTCCTTCGGGGTTCTTTTCAGCAAGTTTATCATTCGATTCTCAGTGGGACCTTTAACTGCACATGTATTATAGAGCACAAGCTCAGCCTCTTGGAGACTGCTCACTATTGTATGACCCGCTCTTGAAAGACAACCAGCAAGAACCTCGGCGTCTGCAAGGCTACTGGAACAACCAAAGCCTTTCACGTATATCCGCATCACAGCACCATCATTCAAAATATACAAGTTTAAGTCACAAACAAAAACATAAACATTCTTTAAACCAGAAGCTTTTACACAAACAGAAAGGAGAACAAGGGCAAAGCTTAAAAAGACATGCACCAACATATTTGAATCATATTTGCAGTATGTTATATAGAGCTATAACTCAAAAACACCATCCATTCCTAATACCTACAGAAGGGAGGAGGCACAAAAAAAGAATGAAACTCATTACGTTACATCTCCCCGAACCCTACATTAAAGCACTAGACAGCCTTGTAAACGAACAATACTATCCAAACCGCGCAGAAGCCATCCGCATAGCTATACGAGACATGTTATCCGTAGAGGTTTGGGGGAGGAAACAAAATGGCTGGCAAAAAACCAACTAACAAAGCTCTTCAACCCACATGGCAAGGCACCCTTGCACCAACTGACAGCATACAGCCATCTAACCAATGCAAAATCGTAGTCATCGGAATCGGAGAAGCCGGCAACAACACGGTCACACAGCTAACAAGAATGAGAATAAAAAACATGCATACGATTGCAATCAACACTGACTCACTCCAACTTAACGCGTCACAAGCAGATGAAAAGATACTAATCAAAGAGAAACTGACTCAAGACGCTGGCACAAGCGGAAATCCTGTTTCAGGAAGGGCTGCTATAGAAGAGTCACAGAAACAAATAGAGAAAACCATAACAAACGTGGACATCGTATTTATCACCACAGGTCTAAGCGGCGGAACTGGAATGGAAGCTGCCCCAGCCGTCGCAGAAATCGCCAAGAAAAAAGGCGCCACCACAATAGGAGTAGTTGCGAAACCTTTTCAAATCGAAAAAGATCGAGTGAAATCAGCTTATTATACGCTCACTGAACTCCAACAGGAATGTGATACAGTTGTAGTAATTGACAACAACCAACTTACAGAACTCGCACCTGAACTTCCAATCAGCGAAGCTTTCAAAATCACTGACCAAGTGTTAGCCAAAGTGATAAAAGGCCTAGTAGAGATGATTTCAGCGCCCAGCCTCATCAATTTTGACCTCGCCAACTTCATAAGCATTGTAAAACACGGTGGAGTCGCAGTGATAGGAATAGGCGAATCTGACGCGCAGAATCGCGCCGAAGAAGCGGTACGTAACGCGCTAAGAAGCCCATTGCGGGATGTTGACTACACTGAAGCTACAGGCGCACTCATCGAGGTCACCGGCGATAGTCAAATGACAATTGAAGAAGCTAATCGTGTAGGAGAGATTGTAACAGAAATGATGAATAACAACGCCCAATTGATTTGGGGTGCCAGAGTAGACCCCGAGCTGAACGGGAAGATTAGAGTCACTCTGGTGATGACTGGCATTAACTCACCGCATACAGTGTCAAAGTTTGGTTCAATTGCCCCTCAGCTTTTCAACCTAGAACCTTATTCAGAACCTGAGAAAAAACTGCCAGTAGATCTTGGTCTATACCAGCTAGAAAAATTCGAATCCTAAAACCTTCCCGATAAAATTCTCCTAATGCTTGCAAATTCCCTTCTTAACCTCATACTCCAAGGTATCGATCTACCGAAAGGCGTCACAGCTCCATTTTTTATCGCTTTAACTATCTCGTTAATACCTGCTTCAGCGTCGACAAGAGTATAGCCCATTCCAACTTCAGGCGCATAATGAGCATCACTCCCCCCTGTTTGAGGAAGATTAAGTTTATTCGCCATTTCCCGGTTCTTACGCACTGAAAAAGAGAATGGTACTGCAGAAGAGTTGATGACTTCCATTGCATCGAAATTCCGATTAAGCTGTTCCTCCTCGATTCCCTTAAAGAACGCGGTCGGATGAGCAACTATTGCCAATCCGTCAGCGTCATGAATTTCGTCGATAGTTTCAGCAAAAGATAAACCAGCCTTAACAGCAGTGTTGATGTTTATTGCTAAAACATGGCCTTGCTTCGTTGTAACCTCAATTCCAGGAATAATTAGTAGACTTCGAATTTTGCTGAACTCCCGTAATCCCCCGACAGTGTCATGGTCTGTTATGGCAACTCCGTCTAGACGCCGCCTTTTCGAGCAGATGACCAACTCTTCAGGCGTAATAAAAGCGTCACAAGAATATTTTGTGTGAACGTGCATGTCAATTCTTAAAGGCAAAGAGGGTTCACTTTATTTTGCTTCCAGCCTCGACTGACTTGTCGGGTTGAATGATTGAAATGCTTTTACCATCCTCTGCTGCTAGAATCATTACTTCAGAATCTAAGCCAAAAACACGTTTAGGTTTAAGATTAGCTAAAACAGCAATGCTTTTGCCTTCCAGCTGTGTTGGCTTATAATGCTGAGCGATGCCTGCTACGGCCTGTTTCAGTTCTCCAGCACCTATGTCAATGGTTAATTTCACAAGATTCCTTGATTGAGGAACGTTTTCTGCCTTAACAATCTTGCCTATTCGTAAGTCGAGCTTAGAGAACTCTTCAAATGTTACGGTGGACGGATTAGTTTTCGTCTTTTCCAACTTGCTCTGCAACTCCTCTCCGCTTACCTCTATCTTGCTAAATAACGGTTTTGACTTCTTTACTTTATGACTTGAGGGTAAAAGCTTTGTTGCTTCATCCCACTTTTGCAAACATGTCTCGAATGACAAATTGAGAAGAGTTGAAATCCTTTCAGAAGTGAACGGAATGAATGGCTCAAGGGTTATCGCCAGAGTTTTGACAATTTGGACAGCGACGTAGAGCGTATTTGCGGCTTTTTGCCTATTGGCCTTGAGGAGGTTCCACGGTTCCTTTTCGTTGAAATACTTGTTTCCTATACGGCTGATGT
This genomic window from Candidatus Bathyarchaeota archaeon contains:
- a CDS encoding DNA-binding protein, encoding MEVIIDILTESLDGANKTRIMYRANLNFLRFNCYLSEMLENGLLRKENNGVGGVVVYKVTESGKALLRTLRKAQRFMPI
- a CDS encoding tRNA (N(6)-L-threonylcarbamoyladenosine(37)-C(2))-methylthiotransferase, with product MYILNDGAVMRIYVKGFGCSSSLADAEVLAGCLSRAGHTIVSSLQEAELVLYNTCAVKGPTENRMINLLKRTPKEKKLVVAGCLPLINFERLSKEVCFDGVVGPALGEKVVDVVKHVSMGVHVEDLEDAMLNMPQLDLPRMRFNPRVSIIPVNYGCLGSCSYCCVRFARGRLRSYSIKEILNKVERDVAEGVREFWLTSQDTACYGMDVDTDLAELLKGVCGVKGDFFVRVGMMTLNNLMDIVDELMEAFQNEKVYKFLHLPVQSGDDDVLGRMNRFYSTEDFIMAVGKFRGAFRQSTVATDVIVGFPGETEEAFKNTCKLIEDVRPDIVNVSKFFVRPKTSAVDMEPQVSPLEVKHRSACLASLVRRVAFERNIEWNGWSGRVLVDEVGKQGSVVGRNFAYKPVVIRSRCGHGLLGQFVSVKVVDVFQSYLLGEIV
- a CDS encoding type II toxin-antitoxin system ParD family antitoxin, translated to MKLITLHLPEPYIKALDSLVNEQYYPNRAEAIRIAIRDMLSVEVWGRKQNGWQKTN
- the ftsZ gene encoding cell division protein FtsZ, translating into MAGKKPTNKALQPTWQGTLAPTDSIQPSNQCKIVVIGIGEAGNNTVTQLTRMRIKNMHTIAINTDSLQLNASQADEKILIKEKLTQDAGTSGNPVSGRAAIEESQKQIEKTITNVDIVFITTGLSGGTGMEAAPAVAEIAKKKGATTIGVVAKPFQIEKDRVKSAYYTLTELQQECDTVVVIDNNQLTELAPELPISEAFKITDQVLAKVIKGLVEMISAPSLINFDLANFISIVKHGGVAVIGIGESDAQNRAEEAVRNALRSPLRDVDYTEATGALIEVTGDSQMTIEEANRVGEIVTEMMNNNAQLIWGARVDPELNGKIRVTLVMTGINSPHTVSKFGSIAPQLFNLEPYSEPEKKLPVDLGLYQLEKFES
- a CDS encoding CehA/McbA family metallohydrolase, producing MPLRIDMHVHTKYSCDAFITPEELVICSKRRRLDGVAITDHDTVGGLREFSKIRSLLIIPGIEVTTKQGHVLAININTAVKAGLSFAETIDEIHDADGLAIVAHPTAFFKGIEEEQLNRNFDAMEVINSSAVPFSFSVRKNREMANKLNLPQTGGSDAHYAPEVGMGYTLVDAEAGINEIVKAIKNGAVTPFGRSIPWSMRLRREFASIRRILSGRF